The stretch of DNA GCGGTTGAGGCCGTGGGCGGGCAGGAACTGCGCAGCGCCCAGGTCCACCTCGGCGAGGTCCTGGCCTGGCGGCATACCTTCTGGGGCCTGACCGAGGCCATGATCAAAACCCCCGAGCCGTGGGTGTCTGGTGCCGTCCAGCCCAACACCGAGTACGGTCTGGCCTACCGCACTCTGGCCGCCAGCGCCTACCCGCGCATCAAGGAGATTGTCGAGCAGACGATTTCGAGCGGGCTGATCTACCTCAACTCCCACGCGGTGGATTTCAAAACCCCGGAGCTGCGGCCCTACCTCGACAAGTATCTGCGCGGCTCCAACAACTACGACGCGCTGGAGCGGGTCAAGCTGCTCAAACTCCTGTGGGACGCGGTTGGCTCGGAGTTCGGCGGACGCCACGAGCTGTACGAGCGCAATTACGCCGGCAACTATGAAAACATCCGGCTTGAGAACCTGCCTGCGGCCATGGCCAGCGGGCGGGTCGAAGAACTCAAGGCGTTTGTTGACGACTGCATGGCCGACTACGACCTGGACGGCTGGACCGCGCCAGACCTGGTGAACGCGACGGATGTCGGTCGCCGGGGGAAAAGCGCCAAGGAAAAAAACTAAGCCAGGAACAGGCACACGCGAAGGAGGGAACCCCATGAAACTCGTCACCTTTAGCCACGCCGACTCGACCCGCATCGGTGTCCTGGACGGGGACGGCGTGCTGGACCTGTCCCGGGCCGCGCCGGACCTGCCGATTGAAATGCGCGCCTTTCTGGAGGCCGGCGATGCGGCTCTGGAGACGGCCCGGCGGGCGGTCGCGGGCACGACGGCCAGACTGGCGCTCGACGAGGTCATCCTTGCCGCGCCGATTCTGCGACCGCCGAAGATTCTGGCCGTCGGCCTCAACTACAAGGATCACATCGCCGAGACCGGCCGGGACACGCCCCAGTTTCCGCTGATCTTCAACAAACAATCGACTGCGGTGACCGGCCCGACCGACGTGATCCACCTGCCGCGCGTGTCGGATAAATTGGACTACGAGGGCGAACTGGCCGTGGTCATTGGTCGGCGTTGCCGTCACGTGCCGAAGAGCCGCGCGGCCGAAGTGATCGCCGGCTACACCATCGCCAACGACGTGAGCGTCCGGGACTGGCAGCGGCGCGTGCCGACCTTCACCATGGGCAAGTCGTTTGATACCCACTGTCCGCTCGGCCCGTGTCTTGTCACTGCGGATGAGATCGGCGACCCCCACGGCCTGGAACTCCAGACCTGGGTCAACGGCGAGTCGCGCCAACACTCAAACACCCGCGAGCTGCTGTTCGACTGCTTCGAGCTGGTCGCGCACCTGTCCACCGCGTTCACGCTGGAGCCGGGCGATATCATTTCGACCGGCACGCCGGGCGGTGTGGGCGCGGCCATGAAGCCGCCCCAATTTTTGAAAGCCGGCGATGTGGTGCGGATCTCGATCGCCAAGATCGGCCAGCTCGAGAATCGGGTCATTGCCGAGCCGGAGGGCACGCCCAGAATATAGTGCCAAGATAGTAGATAGTGCCAAGATAGCGTCACAGGAGGACGACATGGTTCAGGTTACAGAACTCGGGTATATGGGAGTCGGGGTCAAGGACAGCGCGGCCTGGAAGGACTTTGCGGCCACGGTGGTCGGCTTTGAGGTGAGCGACGACGGCGAGTCCGACCGCTGCTATCTGCGCATGGACTACTGGCACCACCGTCTGGTGCTGCACGACGACGGCAGCGACGATCTCGGCTATCTGGGCTTCCGGGTCGCCGGGGCTGAAGAATTCGACCAGATGCAGCACCAGCTGACCACCGCCGAGATCCCCTACCGGCTCGGCTCAGACGACGAGGCTGCCGAGCGGCGCGTGCTGGCCGTGCTCAAGCTGACCGATCCGGGCGGCAATCCGATTGAAATCTTTCACGGCCCAGAGGTCCACTTTCGCCGGCCCTTCCACCCCGGCCGGGGCATGCACGGCCGGTTCAAGACCGGCAGCGGCGGGCTCGGCCACTGCATTATTCACCAGCCGGACAGCGTAGCCGCCTATCATTTTTTCAAGGCGCTCGGCATGCGGGGCGGCGTCGAGTACAAGATTCGGATGGGCGACCGGGTCGTGGCGCCGACCTTCATGCACTGTAACGAGCGCGACCACAGCGTGGCTTTTGGCGTCGGCGACGGCAAGCGCCGCCTCAACCACATCATGATCGAGGTCGATAACGCCGACGACGTGGGGCTGACCTACGACCTGGTCCGCAAGCACAAGATTCCGGTCCATATTCTGCCCGGCAAGCACTCCAACGACCACATGTACTCCTTCTACTTCGGGAGTCCGTCGGGCTGGATGTTCGAGTACGGCTATGGCGGCCGGCCGGCGACCCATCAGTCGGAGTACTACGTCGAAGACATGTATGGCCACCAGCCCGAATCGGGCGGCTTCGACGCCAGCCCGCAGGACTAATACTTCGGCCGCCGCGCTCAGGCGTGGGCCGCGTCGAGCAGCGGCTTGAAAAAGTCGGGCTGGGCAACCCAGTCGTCCGGGCCGTCCATCTCGCCGAAAAAGCTGGTGTCGATGACGACCTCGTCGATGCCGGCCTCTTTGCACTCTGTGAGATGCGGCAGCATGTCGTCCGGTGTGCCGACCCAGTTGGGCTGCATC from Desulfurellaceae bacterium encodes:
- a CDS encoding fumarylacetoacetate hydrolase family protein, whose amino-acid sequence is MKLVTFSHADSTRIGVLDGDGVLDLSRAAPDLPIEMRAFLEAGDAALETARRAVAGTTARLALDEVILAAPILRPPKILAVGLNYKDHIAETGRDTPQFPLIFNKQSTAVTGPTDVIHLPRVSDKLDYEGELAVVIGRRCRHVPKSRAAEVIAGYTIANDVSVRDWQRRVPTFTMGKSFDTHCPLGPCLVTADEIGDPHGLELQTWVNGESRQHSNTRELLFDCFELVAHLSTAFTLEPGDIISTGTPGGVGAAMKPPQFLKAGDVVRISIAKIGQLENRVIAEPEGTPRI
- a CDS encoding VOC family protein; protein product: MVQVTELGYMGVGVKDSAAWKDFAATVVGFEVSDDGESDRCYLRMDYWHHRLVLHDDGSDDLGYLGFRVAGAEEFDQMQHQLTTAEIPYRLGSDDEAAERRVLAVLKLTDPGGNPIEIFHGPEVHFRRPFHPGRGMHGRFKTGSGGLGHCIIHQPDSVAAYHFFKALGMRGGVEYKIRMGDRVVAPTFMHCNERDHSVAFGVGDGKRRLNHIMIEVDNADDVGLTYDLVRKHKIPVHILPGKHSNDHMYSFYFGSPSGWMFEYGYGGRPATHQSEYYVEDMYGHQPESGGFDASPQD